The nucleotide sequence GATAGTGAGAGTGCGTTTTGAATCTTGTCCCAATGCTTTTTTGTGAAAGCTTCAAAATAATTAGTAAGGATGGTGCGGATATACTTATACAGATGTCCGTCACGCTCCCATTCTCCATTCTCAACCTTACGGTCTATCTGTAACAAGAGACATTCTTGCAGGTCTCTTGCACCAATACCCGCTGGGTCAAAGTCCTGTAGAATCTTCAGTACCTCTTCCAATTCCTTTGTAGATGCATCTATCCCATAGTAGATAGCCAACTCATCGCTGATGCTATCGAGGTCTTTCCGCAGCAATCCGTCATCATCGAGACTACCGATAAGATACTCCAAGATACTCTTCTGTCGCTCGGTAAGTTCTCTTTCGCCCACCTGCTCATTGAGTTTATCAATGAAGGAAGTTGTGTCTCCATACACAATCTCCTCATATTCAGCATTATTTCGTTGCTGTCTTGAATCGTATGTAGGCAAATCATCATCCGAACGCATACGCTCTAATGCCGAGTCGAGGGCATCTTGTCGCTCTTCTCGTTCCTGCAGCGTGTCGAAATCATCGTCTTCTGAATGCTCTACAGTATCGTTGTTATCAATGTTATCGGTCTCCTCCCCGCCTGCTTCTAATGCGGGATTATCGTCGAGTTCGGCATTGACACTTTCCTCTAATTCTGTCAGTGGCATCTCCAACAACTTTACTTGCAGCATCTGCTGTTGTGAGAGCCGCTGTACCTGTTGTTGTTTCTGTGTCTGAATTTGTACTTGTTCCTGTGCCATTGTTTACCTGAATTGTGCTACAAAAGTACTAAAAAAACAAGTATAATCAAGTGAAATATTCCTTTAATTGTGCTGCAAGGGCAGAAAGTTTCTCAGGGTTATCATTTCCATAGCGGTTCCACACCTCTTGACAAGGCATTAATAAGGGTGATATCATGAGGTCATCACGATTCAGATAGGGGTCGCAGAATTGGAACACATCCATTACCTCCACAACCATTTGTGGCTTTATCTTCATTAGTTTAGCAAGGTCTATCACCTCAGGTGTCTCCGCTGCCATTGTAATAGGGGTAAGACGGAAATAGAGGTCGAGAATCATGATGAGCATAAAGGGCTTTAGCTCCGTAACACCCTCCACAGGAAGAAAGTCATGCTCAAATGTTTCGCGCACCTTTACGCCGTCGTAGAACTTCTTAGGTTGCCCAAACCCTTTCATCGACCGCAGTTTCTTTACGTCTTTGTTTAGCTTCCGTGTGTTCTCTCCGTAGGTCTCCCAAATCAGTTTAATGATAGGCGTGTCACGGTGGCGCAGCTTAAAAAGCTGTTCATAGAGGTTCTTTGGTGGTATGTGTAGCTCCAAACTGAGGTCTACCAATGCACGTGAATACATCGGTTTCATTCCCTCTGGCTTTTTTAGGTAAAGCTGTAGGAGTAGCAGCCAATAGTCATCAGACCATAAAGGATGTGTTGCCATAATCGTAAATTCCCATCCCCTACCCTCTCTTTCTTCAAAGATTAAAAGTGAAAAACTTAGGTGTAGGAGTGTATCTGTTTGTCTTTCGCAAAGATACTCCTTTTTATTATAATGGCAAAAGAAAGTGACAGAAAGTTAACGAGTTAAAGGGTTTACGAGTTGACAAGTTGTTTGTGGCATATAAATAGGCTCAAGTGTATTTGTTTATACGCATAAATACGTTCTTAATAGGGCATAAAACAAGAATGTTAAGCTACTGTTTTATTTACAAATTTCCCTCTTAGATGAATCATTAAACTACAGTTTCTAAATTATTTTCATGAAGAAAAATATTTTTCTTCACGTAAAAAAATATTTCTTTTCACGTAAATAAATATTTTCTTCATGAAAATAATTTGCTTTTGATAAGTACCTTGACTCTCAAAAGAGGGTCTATCTAATGATTTCCTATACTAAAATGGGTGATTAAAAACCATTCTTTGGACTTAAATAAACGTTGTTCTCCAAGCCAAATAACGCATATTATGCAGTCCTGACTCTCTGTTTTTACTTCTTTCCCCCACCCACTAAGTCATCATTCTGGATGCTTCGTTCTGCCTTCTTGACACTTGCTCTCAGCTTACCAAAGTTCCATGAAAGACGGATTCCAAAGCGTTTAGGTTTCATAACAGCACGTTCATAACCAGTATAATCACCTTGAACAATACGATAAGTACTTGATCTTTCTTTGATGAAAGGCGATTCTGCTGATAAAGATACTGTCAACTTGTCTTTAAGGAAGCGACGAGTCAATGTAAAATCATAATAGAACCAGTGCCCTTCAATGGCATACGGGTTGTAAACTCTGTTGCCATATTCACCTCCAAGACTGGTTGACAACGTTAATTTCCATGGTATTTTCTGATCCCAATTAAAGTAGATACCACCACCGCATCCGCTGTTCTTGAGATAAGGTGTGGGTAAGGTGATTCGGGCATAACGCATGGAAGCATTGAGTGTAAACGATGTTCCGGTGAAAGGAGTCCATTCTGTGTAGGATGAAATACCAAAGACCTTGCTTTTCAGTATGTTCTGATACGTATAGACATTTTTGTGGTTCTGCTCATACATGATGTGAGCGATACCATTGTTGGTAAATGAATAATAGGGATTAAGTTGCAATGTGAATTTTGGTGCAACCAGCATATATGCAAGTTGTAGCTTTTGGTTACGGCTGCTTCCTAAGTTTGCATTACCAAAGGATTCTGTTGTTGGCGTGCTGATAACGGCTGGATTGAGATAGTTGATGCCGGGTCTGTTGATGCTGGTGTTATAGCTTAATTTCAGCGTTTGTCCATCACGGATTTTGTATTGTAGGCTTGCTGATGGTACGCAGTCATTGAGATCAGTGTGGAAATCAGCATTACTACCATCGGGATAGGATGCTTTCATGCGAGTAAATTCATATCTTAAACCTGCACGGGCAGCCCATTTGCCAGCGGTGAGGATATATGACAGGTATGCAGCTGCTACTTGTGCGTTATGCTTGAACTTGCTTTCCATGTCAGGTGTAGTCCCTTGATAGTCCATTAATGACGTACTGTTGTTGTAGCGAAGAATATATTTTGTTCCGCTTTCTAACTTATGGTGTTTTCCAAAGGGTCGTACATAGTCGATTTGGAAGGTATGTTCCGTGAAGCGTTCACGGGTGTTCCGGTCGTAACTTGTATAGCTGACAGGGAAGTTTACCATATTGCTATATGCCTGACGGAATGTAGTGTGATGTCGTGTAGCAGCTAACATGTAAGAGAGTGTGAGCACTTCTCCATCTAAATGGGTCTTGTGTTGATAGTCAAAACGTCCTCCAAGATTAACATATGAGTAGCCCGGTGTGGTCATATCATTATTGAATTTGTAAATCAGTTGGTTATTCTTGTCCCACCGTTCATTCGTGCTCTGTGTGTTAGCATCGGCTTTATAGCCGAAGAAATTGGTTGATGCGGTCATCAGGTTGAGTGAGTCAATCTCGTAACTGGCATTGATATTGCCGAAATGTATTGTTGCACCCGTGCTGTTTTTACCATATTCATGCGTGTGTTCGCCAGTCTTTACGTAGTTGTAGGCTTCCTCTCTATAATTTTCTGTCTGGTTCTTGTTCTGGTTTGCATAGTTATAATTGACGGATGTCGTAAGTTTTCCCACCTTTGTGGTGAGATAAGTTCCAAGTCTTACAGAGCCATGAGAGTCAATATTCGAGTTCACATTGCCTGACACTCCTTGTAGTTTAGTATTGCTCATCATGACGATGTTGAGGATAGCCGTAGTCCCTTCTGCATCATACTTGGCACCGGGATCGGTGATAACCTCAATCCTTTTGATGGTAGAAGCAGGTATTGCCTTGAGAATGTCCTTAAGGTTCTGCCCTGAAAGACTTGGGTCAGGATGTCCGTTCCTATACACCTTGAAACTTGTAGAGCCTTGAACTCTGATATTTTCCTGTCCGTCAACGGTGACAAGGGGTATTTTCTTGAGTATTTCTAAGGTTGTCTTCGTCTGTGCAGTCTTGTCATGTTGCACGTCATACGTTAGCTTGTCAATATCATTCTTGATAAGCTGACGCCTTTGTGTTACGACGACTTCCTCTAACTTCTTTGTCTTGGTGGAGTCCGTTTTGGTTGTGTTTTGGGCTGACAGTGCTGTTGCCGAGAGGCAAGCAGTGAGTAATAGTATCAATTTATTGCACATAGTCAAAGCGTTAAGTTTATAGTTATCAATATGATGCAAAGATACTTTTTTCCTTATAAACTTCAATTAATTTTGAAAGTATTTTTATATTTTTGTTCTTATATTCCGTAATTTAACCCTTTTACAGTCTTTTTCCTCTATTCATGATTCAAGTAAATTACAATGCAGATATGCGCATAATGTTTGGTTAGAGAGCAGATTGTCGAACAGAATGAATCCTCTTTTAATGTATTGATTAATAGTGGTTTGATAAGATTTTGTCTATATTTGTTTGTCAATAGAGCCTTATCAATGGTTTAATGTAGCAACAAATCCCGCTTTTCCTACCCTTAACTACTGACGTATTGAGGCTTAGCACAAGTGGTGTTAAGGCTCCGCACCAATGGTGCGAACGCTTCGCACGTGTGGTGCGGAGGAGTGAAAGTCATGCAATATGTAGTTAAGATAAGAGCAGTTTATTGTTATAAAGGACTTATTCAACCCTAAGTAAACAAAGAATATTATATTTTTTCGTTCTATAATTCCCATCGAAACGCGGTGTTTTACGGAAACTTTTTGTAATTTTGCACATTAGTTATAATAGAAATAAGAATGGAATACAACTTCATAGACATTGAGAAGAAATGGCAACAGAAGTGGGTTGAGAATAAGACCTACAAAGTTGTTGAAGACGAGAACAAGCAGAAGTTCTATGTGCTTAATATGTTCCCTTATCCATCAGGAGCCGGATTGCACGTCGGACACCCATTGGGTTATATTGCAAGTGACATCTATGCACGCTATAAGCGACTGAAGGGTTTCAACGTGTTGAACCCTATGGGATATGATGCTTACGGACTTCCTGCTGAGCAGTATGCCATTCAGACGGGTCAGCACCCACAGCTGACAACCGATACAAACATAGCTCGTTACCGTGAGCAGTTGGATAAGATAGGTTTCAGTTTCGACTGGGATCGTGAGGTGCGTACCTGTGACCCACGTTATTACCACTGGACACAGTGGGCTTTTGAGCGTATGTTCGACTCTTATTATGACTATACAGAACAGAAGGCAATGCCTATCAAGGACCTTGTTCGCCACTTTGAGGAAGAAGGAACACTGAACCTTAATATCGCACAGGGTGAAGAACTGATTTTCTCAGCACGTGACTGGTCGAGCATGGATGAGCAGGAACAGCAGGAGAAACTGATGAACTATCGTATAGCTTACCTCGGTGAGACGATGGTAAACTGGTGTCCGGGACTCGGAACGGTGCTTGCCAATGACGAGGTTGTCAATGGTGTGAGCGAGCGTGGAGGCTATCCTGTCGTACAGAAGTTGATGAAGCAGTGGTGTCTTCGTGTGTCTGCTTATTCACAGCGATTGCTTGATGGATTGGAGACTGTCAACTGGTCTGACTCTATCAAGGAGACACAGAAGAACTGGATTGGGCGTTCTGAGGGTACAGAAGTTGAATTCAAATACCAGACTCCAGTAGTAGGTGGAGGTCAGAAAGAGGGTAAGTTCACTATCTTTACAACGCGTGCTGACACGATGTTTGGTGTTAGCTTCATGGTATTGGCACCAGAGTCAGAACTCGTTGCAGAGCTTACTTCAGAGGCTCAGAAGGCTGAGGTAGAGGAGTATTTGGCGTATGTAAAGAAGCGCACGGAGCTGGAGCGCATGTCAGACCGTAAGGTGACAGGTGTCTTCTCTGGCTCATACGGTATCAATCCATTCACTGGCGAGCAGATTCCTATTTATATTTCAGAGTATGTCTTGGCTGGATATGGAACAGGAGCGATTATGGCTGTGCCTGCTCACGACAGTCGTGATTATGCCTTTGCAAAGCATTTCAACCTCCCTATCATTCCATTGATTGAGGGTGCTGACGTCTCTGAAGAGAGCTTTGATGCAAAGGAAGGAATCGTAACCAACTCTCCTGCTGCAGGAAAAGAGAGTATGGACGGTTTCTCTCTCAATGGCCTTACGGTGAAGGAGGCTATTGCCAAGACCAAGCAGTTTGTTACTGAGAAGGGTATCGGTCGTGTGAAGGTGAACTATCGTCTGCGTGATGCTATCTTCTCACGCCAGCGTTACTGGGGTGAACCATTCCCAGTCTATTACAAGCAGGGAATGCCTTATATGATTCCAGAGGAGTGTTTGCCTCTCGAATTGCCTGAAATCGATAAGTACGAACCAACAGAAAGCGGCGAACCACCATTGGGTCGTGCTAAGGTTTGGGCTTGGAATGAGGCTGAGCGCAAGGTTGTTGAGAAGTCATTGGTTGACGATAAGACTGTATTCCCATTGGAGTTGAATACGATGCCAGGCTTTGCAGGTAGCTCAGCATACTATCTTCGTTACATGGACCCACACAATGACGAGGCACTTGTGGGCAAAAAGGCAGACGAGTATTGGCAGAATGTAGACCTTTACGTCGGTGGTACCGAGCATGCAACAGGTCACTTGATTTACAGTCGTTTCTGGAATAAGTTCCTCTTCGACTGTGGTTGCAGCTGTAAAGAGGAACCATACGAGAAGTTGGTGAACCAAGGAATGATTCAAGGCCGCTCTAACTTCGTTTATCGTATCAACTCTGACGACCATTCAAAGGCACCAGTCTTTGTCAGCTTGGGTCAGAAAGACAAGTATGAAACTACTCCTATCCATGTTGATGTCAACATTGTTCATGCTGATGTACTCGATGTTGAGGCTTTCAAGGCATGGCGTCCAGAGTATAACAATGCTGAATTCATCTTCGAGGATGGTACATCATCATCAGAAGGCATCAACACCCAGCACCCAACATCCCCCACCTACAAGTGCGGTTGGGCGGTAGAGAAGATGTCTAAGTCAATGTTCAACGTTGTCAATCCAGATGTTATCGTTGAGCAATATGGTGCAGATACCCTCCGTCTTTACGAAATGTTCCTCGGTCCTGTAGAGGCAAGTAAGCCTTGGGATACGAACGGTATCGATGGTTGTTTCCGTTTCTTGAAGAAGTTCTGGAAGCTTTATCAGCAGGAACTCAACGACAATGAGCCTTCAAAGGACTCACTGAAGAGTGTTCACAAGCTCATCAAGAAGGTGACTGGCGACATTGAGCAGTTCTCTTACAACACAGCTGTTTCTGCGTTTATGATTTGCGTTAACGAACTTGGACAGCAGAAGTGCGCTAATCGTGAACTGTTGAAGAAGATGATTATTGTCATCGCTCCATTTGCACCTCACATGGCTGAAGAGTTGTGGGAGCAGTTGGGTGGCGAGACAAAGAGTGTCTTCGATGTTGAATGGCCTGAATGGGATGAGTCTTATCTCGTAGAGAATGAGGTTCAGCTGACAGTGTCTTTCAATGGTAAGGCACGTTTCCAGATGACTTTCCCTGCTGATGCAACAAAGGAAGACATCGAGAAGCGCGCATTAGAAGACGAACGAAGCCAGCACTATATCGACGATAAAACAATCCTAAAGATTATCGTTGTGCCGAAGAAGATTATCAACATCGTTTGCAAATAACTATTCAATAAACCATAGAAGAGGCTGTATGGAAACAGGGTTACAGGTTTGTTTCTCTAACAGCGGTAATCTCCAACGGAAAGGAAGTCCGTATGTTAGTATCCACTACAGTCGTGTTTTGATACAGCCTCTTCGTCTTAACCATTCTATGAGCCTATGACCATTGATCAACAACTCATCCGATCCGAAGCCAAAGATTATTTTTTCTTGACCGTTGGCTTAATTATTTACGCTGCTGCCT is from Prevotella melaninogenica and encodes:
- the rpoN gene encoding RNA polymerase factor sigma-54; this translates as MAQEQVQIQTQKQQQVQRLSQQQMLQVKLLEMPLTELEESVNAELDDNPALEAGGEETDNIDNNDTVEHSEDDDFDTLQEREERQDALDSALERMRSDDDLPTYDSRQQRNNAEYEEIVYGDTTSFIDKLNEQVGERELTERQKSILEYLIGSLDDDGLLRKDLDSISDELAIYYGIDASTKELEEVLKILQDFDPAGIGARDLQECLLLQIDRKVENGEWERDGHLYKYIRTILTNYFEAFTKKHWDKIQNALSLSDLQVEALQREIRKLNPKPGSSMGETQGRNLQQITPDFIVDTEDDGTVTFTLNHGNLPELHVSQTFNDMLETYRNNKAGMNRQEKEALLYAKEKVDKAQGFIEAVKQRRHTLQVTMKAIIDIQRKFFQDGDEADLKPMILKDIADRTGLDISTISRVSNIKYAQTRWGTFPLRFFFTDSYTTEDGEEMSTRKIKLALKEVIDKEDKRKPLSDDALAKVMKEKGFPIARRTVAKYREQLGLPVARLRKE
- a CDS encoding outer membrane beta-barrel family protein, with translation MCNKLILLLTACLSATALSAQNTTKTDSTKTKKLEEVVVTQRRQLIKNDIDKLTYDVQHDKTAQTKTTLEILKKIPLVTVDGQENIRVQGSTSFKVYRNGHPDPSLSGQNLKDILKAIPASTIKRIEVITDPGAKYDAEGTTAILNIVMMSNTKLQGVSGNVNSNIDSHGSVRLGTYLTTKVGKLTTSVNYNYANQNKNQTENYREEAYNYVKTGEHTHEYGKNSTGATIHFGNINASYEIDSLNLMTASTNFFGYKADANTQSTNERWDKNNQLIYKFNNDMTTPGYSYVNLGGRFDYQHKTHLDGEVLTLSYMLAATRHHTTFRQAYSNMVNFPVSYTSYDRNTRERFTEHTFQIDYVRPFGKHHKLESGTKYILRYNNSTSLMDYQGTTPDMESKFKHNAQVAAAYLSYILTAGKWAARAGLRYEFTRMKASYPDGSNADFHTDLNDCVPSASLQYKIRDGQTLKLSYNTSINRPGINYLNPAVISTPTTESFGNANLGSSRNQKLQLAYMLVAPKFTLQLNPYYSFTNNGIAHIMYEQNHKNVYTYQNILKSKVFGISSYTEWTPFTGTSFTLNASMRYARITLPTPYLKNSGCGGGIYFNWDQKIPWKLTLSTSLGGEYGNRVYNPYAIEGHWFYYDFTLTRRFLKDKLTVSLSAESPFIKERSSTYRIVQGDYTGYERAVMKPKRFGIRLSWNFGKLRASVKKAERSIQNDDLVGGGKK
- a CDS encoding leucine--tRNA ligase; translation: MEYNFIDIEKKWQQKWVENKTYKVVEDENKQKFYVLNMFPYPSGAGLHVGHPLGYIASDIYARYKRLKGFNVLNPMGYDAYGLPAEQYAIQTGQHPQLTTDTNIARYREQLDKIGFSFDWDREVRTCDPRYYHWTQWAFERMFDSYYDYTEQKAMPIKDLVRHFEEEGTLNLNIAQGEELIFSARDWSSMDEQEQQEKLMNYRIAYLGETMVNWCPGLGTVLANDEVVNGVSERGGYPVVQKLMKQWCLRVSAYSQRLLDGLETVNWSDSIKETQKNWIGRSEGTEVEFKYQTPVVGGGQKEGKFTIFTTRADTMFGVSFMVLAPESELVAELTSEAQKAEVEEYLAYVKKRTELERMSDRKVTGVFSGSYGINPFTGEQIPIYISEYVLAGYGTGAIMAVPAHDSRDYAFAKHFNLPIIPLIEGADVSEESFDAKEGIVTNSPAAGKESMDGFSLNGLTVKEAIAKTKQFVTEKGIGRVKVNYRLRDAIFSRQRYWGEPFPVYYKQGMPYMIPEECLPLELPEIDKYEPTESGEPPLGRAKVWAWNEAERKVVEKSLVDDKTVFPLELNTMPGFAGSSAYYLRYMDPHNDEALVGKKADEYWQNVDLYVGGTEHATGHLIYSRFWNKFLFDCGCSCKEEPYEKLVNQGMIQGRSNFVYRINSDDHSKAPVFVSLGQKDKYETTPIHVDVNIVHADVLDVEAFKAWRPEYNNAEFIFEDGTSSSEGINTQHPTSPTYKCGWAVEKMSKSMFNVVNPDVIVEQYGADTLRLYEMFLGPVEASKPWDTNGIDGCFRFLKKFWKLYQQELNDNEPSKDSLKSVHKLIKKVTGDIEQFSYNTAVSAFMICVNELGQQKCANRELLKKMIIVIAPFAPHMAEELWEQLGGETKSVFDVEWPEWDESYLVENEVQLTVSFNGKARFQMTFPADATKEDIEKRALEDERSQHYIDDKTILKIIVVPKKIINIVCK